A region of Betta splendens chromosome 13, fBetSpl5.4, whole genome shotgun sequence DNA encodes the following proteins:
- the p2ry2.1 gene encoding P2Y purinoceptor 2 isoform X1 has translation MCSKTRAFLPPLLPCRRHEPRGRRAQKLPTTKMAAFDNKTNLTNVSALSCKFNEDFKYILLPVSYSLVFVVGLALNATALYVIVFRTKRWKPSTVYMFNLTVCDLLYVFSLPFLVYYYADGNDWPFSEALCKLIRYLFYANLYASILFLCCISLHRFVGICYPIHSVYWVTGRRARQVSVAVWACVLFCQAPVLYFSRTRDDTTNHRICYDTTSAEHFEDFLVYSSLVSVLLFAVPFVVVMVCYGLMVQTLLEPGWASEGAGGNATAQRARQKSVKMIIIVLAAFMLCFLPFHVTRSLYYYFRHLRKVNPTQVSCKFLEASSVAYKVTRPLASLNSCLDPILYFLAGQDVCSNLKKKSKASASEPKEAQTQSVSQRLTTPL, from the exons ATGTGCTCGAAAACACGCGCGTTTCTTCCGCCTCTGCTCCCCTGTCGTCGGCACGAGCCCCGAGGAAGACGTGCGCAAAAG CTTCCTACAACTAAGATGGCCGCGTTTGACAACAAGACCAACCTGACCAACGTCAGCGCCCTTTCCTGTAAATTCAATGAAGACTTCAAGTACATCCTCCTTCCTGTCAGCTACTCTCTGGTCTTCGTGGTGGGCCTGGCGCTCAACGCCACGGCGCTGTACGTGATAGTGTTCCGCACCAAGCGCTGGAAGCCCTCCACCGTCTACATGTTCAACCTGACCGTGTGCGACCTGCTCTACGTCTTTTCGCTGCCCTTCCTCGTCTACTACTACGCGGACGGGAACGACTGGCCCTTCAGCGAAGCGCTCTGCAAGCTCATACGCTACCTGTTCTACGCGAATCTATACG CTTCCATCCTGTTCCTGTGCTGCATCAGTCTCCATCGATTCGTGGGCATCTGCTACCCGATCCACTCGGTCTACTGGGTCACGGGTCGACGGGCCCGGCAGGTGTCTGTGGCCGTGTGGGCCTGTGTTTTATTCTGCCAGGCTCCTGTTCTCTACTTCTCAAGAACAAG GGATGACACCACGAACCACAGGATCTGCTACGACACCACCAGCGCCGAGCATTTCGAAGACTTCCTGGTGTACAGCTCACTTGTGTCCGTGCTGCTGTTTGCCGTGCCCTttgtggtggtgatggtgtgcTATGGCCTCATGGTGCAGACGCTTCTGGAGCCCGGCTGGGCGTCCGAAGGGGCCGGGGGAAACGCGACGGCCCAACGGGCCCGGCAGAAGTCGGTGAAGATGATAATCATTGTGCTGGCAGCGTTCATGCTCTGTTTCCTCCCTTTCCACGTCACCAGGAGTCTTTATTACTATTTCAGACACCTAAGGAAGGTCAATCCGACACAG GTTAGCTGTAAATTCCTGGAGGCCTCCAGCGTCGCCTACAAGGTGACGCGACCTCTGGCCAGTCTCAACAGCTGCTTGGACCCCATCCTTTACTTCCTGGCTGGACAGGACGTTTGTAGTAACCTCAAAAAGAAGAGCAAGGCATCTGCATCCGAACCCAAGGAAGCACAAACCCAAAGTGTGAGTCAGCGCTTGACAACTCCACTCTGA
- the p2ry2.1 gene encoding P2Y purinoceptor 2 isoform X2 gives MAAFDNKTNLTNVSALSCKFNEDFKYILLPVSYSLVFVVGLALNATALYVIVFRTKRWKPSTVYMFNLTVCDLLYVFSLPFLVYYYADGNDWPFSEALCKLIRYLFYANLYASILFLCCISLHRFVGICYPIHSVYWVTGRRARQVSVAVWACVLFCQAPVLYFSRTRDDTTNHRICYDTTSAEHFEDFLVYSSLVSVLLFAVPFVVVMVCYGLMVQTLLEPGWASEGAGGNATAQRARQKSVKMIIIVLAAFMLCFLPFHVTRSLYYYFRHLRKVNPTQVSCKFLEASSVAYKVTRPLASLNSCLDPILYFLAGQDVCSNLKKKSKASASEPKEAQTQSVSQRLTTPL, from the exons ATGGCCGCGTTTGACAACAAGACCAACCTGACCAACGTCAGCGCCCTTTCCTGTAAATTCAATGAAGACTTCAAGTACATCCTCCTTCCTGTCAGCTACTCTCTGGTCTTCGTGGTGGGCCTGGCGCTCAACGCCACGGCGCTGTACGTGATAGTGTTCCGCACCAAGCGCTGGAAGCCCTCCACCGTCTACATGTTCAACCTGACCGTGTGCGACCTGCTCTACGTCTTTTCGCTGCCCTTCCTCGTCTACTACTACGCGGACGGGAACGACTGGCCCTTCAGCGAAGCGCTCTGCAAGCTCATACGCTACCTGTTCTACGCGAATCTATACG CTTCCATCCTGTTCCTGTGCTGCATCAGTCTCCATCGATTCGTGGGCATCTGCTACCCGATCCACTCGGTCTACTGGGTCACGGGTCGACGGGCCCGGCAGGTGTCTGTGGCCGTGTGGGCCTGTGTTTTATTCTGCCAGGCTCCTGTTCTCTACTTCTCAAGAACAAG GGATGACACCACGAACCACAGGATCTGCTACGACACCACCAGCGCCGAGCATTTCGAAGACTTCCTGGTGTACAGCTCACTTGTGTCCGTGCTGCTGTTTGCCGTGCCCTttgtggtggtgatggtgtgcTATGGCCTCATGGTGCAGACGCTTCTGGAGCCCGGCTGGGCGTCCGAAGGGGCCGGGGGAAACGCGACGGCCCAACGGGCCCGGCAGAAGTCGGTGAAGATGATAATCATTGTGCTGGCAGCGTTCATGCTCTGTTTCCTCCCTTTCCACGTCACCAGGAGTCTTTATTACTATTTCAGACACCTAAGGAAGGTCAATCCGACACAG GTTAGCTGTAAATTCCTGGAGGCCTCCAGCGTCGCCTACAAGGTGACGCGACCTCTGGCCAGTCTCAACAGCTGCTTGGACCCCATCCTTTACTTCCTGGCTGGACAGGACGTTTGTAGTAACCTCAAAAAGAAGAGCAAGGCATCTGCATCCGAACCCAAGGAAGCACAAACCCAAAGTGTGAGTCAGCGCTTGACAACTCCACTCTGA
- the relt gene encoding tumor necrosis factor receptor superfamily member 19L isoform X2, whose translation MRNHLCCSALVLLTVLSCGGTAAVQCRWGEGCVCLQCSAGQEPTKACGQIQGAAEEVQCRLCPAGTFSEALDSELCRPHTSCRSLGRKVASPGSATSDAVCGDCLPRLRSAAAGEVATDSPCVETLRPRAVRTVGNGPSGSAGAAANGTVVRSAEEKSAEYAVFALVPVFCVMGLLGILICNILKKKGYRCTAEKEGGDEELAAPQKERNSCPYISDDMNEDTISVLVRLITEKKENAAALEELLLEYENKQMSISKGSSIKFPMLSPLAPFRSLPRLCHHQSHLHTISGLSGLAPKHGYRCSRCAQRKWPPVLIPPLDSLKDPLKPPQSLILPSLDKATDQQKRPLLGGVFVDTHQTQALVPNTVKEKVQGKEVKVNKDGELTVLSVGRFQVAQIPEQKPATVETKSSSHEQRNSLFGGKHFCSSSSGIRR comes from the exons ATGAGGAACCACCTTTGCTGCTCAGCTCTTGTCCTACTCACG GTGTTGAGCTGCGGTGGGACTGCAGCGGTGCAGTGTCGGTGGggggaagggtgtgtgtgtctgcagtgctcTGCAGGTCAGGAGCCAACGAAG GCGTGCGGGCAGATCCAGGGTGCAGCGGAGGAGGTGCAGTGCAGACTGTGTCCAGCTGGAACCTTCTCAGAGGCTCTGGACTCTGAACTCTGCCGTCCACACACCTCCTGCAGGTCCCTGGGACGGAAGGTGGCGTCCCCCGGCTCTGCGACCTCAGACGCCGTCTGTGGGGACTGCCTGCCCCG GCTCCGCTCTGCCGCCGCAGGGGAAGTTGCCACAGACAGCCCCTGTGTGGAAA CCCTGCGCCCCCGAGCGGTGCGCACCGTGGGCAACGGCCCGTCCGGCAGCGCCGGGGCGGCGGCCAACGGCACGGTGGTCCGCAGCGCGGAGGAGAAGTCGGCCGAGTACGCCGTGTTCGCCCTGGTGCCGGTCTTCTGCGTCATGGGCCTGCTGGGCATCCTCATCTGCAACATCCTGAAGAAGAAGGGCTACCGCTGCACCGccgagaaggagggaggggacgaGGAGCTGGCCGCGCCGCAGAAAGAAA GAAACAGTTGTCCCTACATCTCTGACGACATGAATGAAGACACCATCAGTGTTTTGGTTCGCCTCATTACTGAGAAAAAAG AAAATGCTGCTGCCCTGGAGGAACTGCTGCTGGAGTACGAGAACAAACAGATGTCCATAAGCAAAGGCTCGTCAATCAA GTTTCCCATGCTGTCTCCACTCGCTCCCTTCCGCTCGCTCCCCAGGCTCTGCCACCATCAGTCCCACCTCCACACCATCTCCGGTCTCTCCGGCCTGGCTCCCAAACACGGCTACCGCTGCTCGCGCTGTGCCCAGAGGAAGTGGCCCCCGGTTCTGATTCCTCCTCTGGATTCCCTCAAGGACCCCCTGAAGCCCCCACAGAGCCTCATCCTGCCGTCCCTGGACAAAGCCACTGACCAGCAGAAGAGGCCCCTCCTGGGGGGGGTGTTTGTGGACACCCACCAAACACAAGCACTGGTGCCAAATACTGTGAAGGAAAAGGTGCAAGGGAAGGAAGTGAAGGTGAACAAGGATGGGGAGCTGACTGTGTTGTCTGTGGGGAG ATTTCAAGTTGCTCAGATCCCTGAGCAGAAACCCGCCACTGTGGAAACCAAGTCGTCATCCCATGAGCAGAGGAACTCCCTGTTTGGTGGGAAACACTTCTGCTCTTCATCATCCGGCATCAGAAG gtgA
- the relt gene encoding tumor necrosis factor receptor superfamily member 19L isoform X1, whose translation MRNHLCCSALVLLTVLSCGGTAAVQCRWGEGCVCLQCSAGQEPTKACGQIQGAAEEVQCRLCPAGTFSEALDSELCRPHTSCRSLGRKVASPGSATSDAVCGDCLPRLRSAAAGEVATDSPCVETALRPRAVRTVGNGPSGSAGAAANGTVVRSAEEKSAEYAVFALVPVFCVMGLLGILICNILKKKGYRCTAEKEGGDEELAAPQKERNSCPYISDDMNEDTISVLVRLITEKKENAAALEELLLEYENKQMSISKGSSIKFPMLSPLAPFRSLPRLCHHQSHLHTISGLSGLAPKHGYRCSRCAQRKWPPVLIPPLDSLKDPLKPPQSLILPSLDKATDQQKRPLLGGVFVDTHQTQALVPNTVKEKVQGKEVKVNKDGELTVLSVGRFQVAQIPEQKPATVETKSSSHEQRNSLFGGKHFCSSSSGIRR comes from the exons ATGAGGAACCACCTTTGCTGCTCAGCTCTTGTCCTACTCACG GTGTTGAGCTGCGGTGGGACTGCAGCGGTGCAGTGTCGGTGGggggaagggtgtgtgtgtctgcagtgctcTGCAGGTCAGGAGCCAACGAAG GCGTGCGGGCAGATCCAGGGTGCAGCGGAGGAGGTGCAGTGCAGACTGTGTCCAGCTGGAACCTTCTCAGAGGCTCTGGACTCTGAACTCTGCCGTCCACACACCTCCTGCAGGTCCCTGGGACGGAAGGTGGCGTCCCCCGGCTCTGCGACCTCAGACGCCGTCTGTGGGGACTGCCTGCCCCG GCTCCGCTCTGCCGCCGCAGGGGAAGTTGCCACAGACAGCCCCTGTGTGGAAA CAGCCCTGCGCCCCCGAGCGGTGCGCACCGTGGGCAACGGCCCGTCCGGCAGCGCCGGGGCGGCGGCCAACGGCACGGTGGTCCGCAGCGCGGAGGAGAAGTCGGCCGAGTACGCCGTGTTCGCCCTGGTGCCGGTCTTCTGCGTCATGGGCCTGCTGGGCATCCTCATCTGCAACATCCTGAAGAAGAAGGGCTACCGCTGCACCGccgagaaggagggaggggacgaGGAGCTGGCCGCGCCGCAGAAAGAAA GAAACAGTTGTCCCTACATCTCTGACGACATGAATGAAGACACCATCAGTGTTTTGGTTCGCCTCATTACTGAGAAAAAAG AAAATGCTGCTGCCCTGGAGGAACTGCTGCTGGAGTACGAGAACAAACAGATGTCCATAAGCAAAGGCTCGTCAATCAA GTTTCCCATGCTGTCTCCACTCGCTCCCTTCCGCTCGCTCCCCAGGCTCTGCCACCATCAGTCCCACCTCCACACCATCTCCGGTCTCTCCGGCCTGGCTCCCAAACACGGCTACCGCTGCTCGCGCTGTGCCCAGAGGAAGTGGCCCCCGGTTCTGATTCCTCCTCTGGATTCCCTCAAGGACCCCCTGAAGCCCCCACAGAGCCTCATCCTGCCGTCCCTGGACAAAGCCACTGACCAGCAGAAGAGGCCCCTCCTGGGGGGGGTGTTTGTGGACACCCACCAAACACAAGCACTGGTGCCAAATACTGTGAAGGAAAAGGTGCAAGGGAAGGAAGTGAAGGTGAACAAGGATGGGGAGCTGACTGTGTTGTCTGTGGGGAG ATTTCAAGTTGCTCAGATCCCTGAGCAGAAACCCGCCACTGTGGAAACCAAGTCGTCATCCCATGAGCAGAGGAACTCCCTGTTTGGTGGGAAACACTTCTGCTCTTCATCATCCGGCATCAGAAG gtgA